In the Sandaracinus amylolyticus genome, GCTCGCCTCGCCGCGCCACGCCGAGCACCTCGCGCGCGACTGGCTCGACTTCGCGGGCTACGGCGACACCAACGGCATCTACTTCGACGAAGAGCGCACGATGTGGCCGTGGCGCGACTGGGTGATCGATGCGTTCGCGCGCAACGAGCCGTTCGACGACTTCCTCGTCGCGCAGATCGCGGGCGATCTGCTGCCGGGCGCGAGCGAGGACGACGTGCTCGCGACCGCGTTCCTGCGCCACGCACCGACGACCGAAGAGGCCGGCATCGACGAGGAGGAGTGGCGCATCCAGTACGCGATGGATCGCGCGAGCCTGGTCGGCGGTCAGCTGCTCGGCATCACCGTGCGCTGCGCGCGCTGCCACGATCACAAGTACGACCCGATCCCGGCCCGCGACTTCTATCGCCTGACCGCGTGCTTCGATCGGGTGCGCGATCGCGGGCGCACCGCGTACCAGGAGGAAGGCGTCCCGCTGCTCGCGGCCGCGAGCCCGCTGCAGCGCGAGGCGCTGGACGCGGTGCGGGCCGACATCGCGCGCGTGCGGGCCGAGCTCGACGCGCTCGATCCCCAGGGCGCGCTCGCGGCGTGGGAGAGCTCGATCGATCGCACCGCGCCGGCGTGGACCGCGCCGACCTACGCGGCGCTGCGGAGCGAGCGCGGCACCGTGCTCACCGAGGACGCGGCGCAGGTGATCCAGGCGTCGGGCCCGGTGCCCAACGTCGAGACGTGGTGGCTCGACATCACCGCGCCCTCGCAGATCCGCGCGATCCGCATGGATCTCGGAGGACGGCGCGCGAGCGACGCTCCGTCGATCTCCGAGATCACCGCGCGCATCGAGTCCGCGGAGCGCCGCACGTCGGTGCGCTTCGAGATCGCGTCGCGTCTCGACGGGACGTCGATCCCCGAGATCGTCGACGGGCGCACCACGACCAAGATCTACGTCGAGTCGCCGACGACGATCGTGCTCGTGCCCGCGGAGACGATCACGCTCGGCGAGGGTGAGACGCTCTCGCTGCGCATCGATCAGCGACAGGGCTGGAGCGGCGTGTTCCGCGACATCCGCGTGCGCGTCGCGTCCGAGCCGCGCGCGACGCTCGGCGACGAGCTCGACGCGATCCTCGCGACCCCGCGCGCCTCGCGCACCACCGCGCAGCAGTCGCTCCTGCGCGATCACGTCGCGCGGGTGCACGCCGGCGCCGAGATGCGTGCCGTCGCGCAGCGGCTCTCCGCGCTCGAGGCGCGCGAGCGCGAGCTCGCCGCGATCCCGAGCACGCGCGTGATGCGCGACGACGATCCCGAGCGCGTGACCCACGTGCGGCTCCGCGGTCAGTTCGATCAGCTCGGCGACCGCGTCGGCTGCGGTCTGCCCGAGGTGCTCACGCTCGACGATCCCGAGGCGAACGTGCACGATCGCCTCGAGCTCGCGCGATGGATCGTGGGGCCGACCAACCCGACCACCGCGCGCGTGATCGCGAGCCACTACGTGCAGCTGCTCTTCGGGCGCGGGCTCGTGGGCACGCCCGACGACTTCGGCACGCGCGGCGAGCCCCCCTCGCACCCCGAGCTGCTCGACTGGCTCGCCATCGAATTGCGCGACTCGGGCTGGGACGTCCGCGCGCTGGTTCGCGCGATCGTGACGAGCGACACCTATCGCCAGTCGTCGCGGGTGCGCGCCGAGCTGCTCGCGCGCGATCCCCAGAATCGCTTGTTCTGGCGCGGTCCGCGCGGCCGTCTCGACGCCGAGGTGATCCGCGATCAGGCGCTCTTCGTGAGCGGCTTGCTCGTCGAGTCGATCGGCGGGCCGAGCGTGCGTCCCTATCACCCCGACGGGCTCTACGAAGAACGCCAGGACAGCTTCGGCGAGCTCGTCACCTATCGTCCCGATCGGCTGCCCGAGCAGAACCACCGTCGCTCGCTCTACACGTTCTGGCGGCGCGGCTCGCTCCTGCCCTCGATGGCGATCACCGACGCGCCCTCGCGAGTCACTCCGGTCGCGCGGCGCGAGATCACGAGCACCCCCACCCAGGCGCTCGCGCTCATGAACGAGCCGGTGATGGTCGAGGCCGCGCGTCACCTCGCAGAGCGCATGCAGCGCGAGGCGCCGGACGACCCCGACGCCCAGATCCGCCTCGCGTTCCGCCTGCTCACCGCGCGCACGCCGCGCGACGAAGAAGTCGCGGTGCTCCGCGCGACCTACGACGCCGAGCTCGACGCCGCGCGCACCGATCCCGCGATCCTCGGTGTGCTCGCGATCGGCGAGTCGGCGCGCGACTCCGCGGGCGATCCCGCCGCCCACGCCGCGCGCACCCTCGTCGCCCGAACGATCCTCAACCTCAGCGAGACGCTCTCGAGGGAGTGAACGTGAACCGACGCACTCTTCTCACCGGCTCGATGTCGCTGCTCGGCACCGCCGCGCTCGCGTCGCTGCTCCCGACCGGTCGCGAGCGCGCCCTCGCGATGCCGCACTTCACGCCGAAGGTCCGGCGCGTCGTGTACCTCTTCATGTCGGGCGGGCCCTCGCAGCTCGAGACCTTCGATCACAAGCCCGGCCTCGCCGCGCTCGATCGCACCGAGCTCCCCGAGTCGATCCGCCGCGGCCAGCGCCTCACCACGATGACCTCGGGCCAGACCTCGTTTCCGGTGGTCGCGCCCCGCGTCGGCTTCACCCAGCACGGCGAGAACGGCACGTGGGTGAGCGACCTGCTGCCGAACCTCGGCTCGATCGTCGATCGCCTCTGCATCGTGCGCTCGATGCACACCGACGCGATCAACCACGATCCCGCGGTCACGCTGATCCAGAGCGGCAGCATGAACCCCGGCCGGCCCTGCATGGGCTCGTGGGTGAGCTACGGGCTCGGCGCGCCGACCCGCGATCTGCCGACGTTCGCGGTGCTGCTCTCGAACAGCGGGCTCTTCGGGGGACAGCCGCTGAGCACGCGCTTCTGGAGCAGCGCGTTCCTGCCCGCGCA is a window encoding:
- a CDS encoding PSD1 and planctomycete cytochrome C domain-containing protein, with amino-acid sequence MLVVACGGDDEPPASQLVDYRRDILPIFSEHCFACHGPDEGRRLAGLRLDTREDAIAERPDGRRAIAPGDPAASLVIARVRETDPARRMPPGGALSEAQIALLERWIAEGAQYERHWSFTPPSRPEVPGGAVDDAFDAFVHDRLADEAIEPSPPADPATLIRRVTLDLTGLPPTPAEVDAFVADPSDEAYAALVDRLLASPRHAEHLARDWLDFAGYGDTNGIYFDEERTMWPWRDWVIDAFARNEPFDDFLVAQIAGDLLPGASEDDVLATAFLRHAPTTEEAGIDEEEWRIQYAMDRASLVGGQLLGITVRCARCHDHKYDPIPARDFYRLTACFDRVRDRGRTAYQEEGVPLLAAASPLQREALDAVRADIARVRAELDALDPQGALAAWESSIDRTAPAWTAPTYAALRSERGTVLTEDAAQVIQASGPVPNVETWWLDITAPSQIRAIRMDLGGRRASDAPSISEITARIESAERRTSVRFEIASRLDGTSIPEIVDGRTTTKIYVESPTTIVLVPAETITLGEGETLSLRIDQRQGWSGVFRDIRVRVASEPRATLGDELDAILATPRASRTTAQQSLLRDHVARVHAGAEMRAVAQRLSALEARERELAAIPSTRVMRDDDPERVTHVRLRGQFDQLGDRVGCGLPEVLTLDDPEANVHDRLELARWIVGPTNPTTARVIASHYVQLLFGRGLVGTPDDFGTRGEPPSHPELLDWLAIELRDSGWDVRALVRAIVTSDTYRQSSRVRAELLARDPQNRLFWRGPRGRLDAEVIRDQALFVSGLLVESIGGPSVRPYHPDGLYEERQDSFGELVTYRPDRLPEQNHRRSLYTFWRRGSLLPSMAITDAPSRVTPVARREITSTPTQALALMNEPVMVEAARHLAERMQREAPDDPDAQIRLAFRLLTARTPRDEEVAVLRATYDAELDAARTDPAILGVLAIGESARDSAGDPAAHAARTLVARTILNLSETLSRE